In Meriones unguiculatus strain TT.TT164.6M chromosome 17, Bangor_MerUng_6.1, whole genome shotgun sequence, a single window of DNA contains:
- the Sbno2 gene encoding protein strawberry notch homolog 2 isoform X2 translates to MSQLRFWLQFAALNKDPSFLEDLSNVSIFSSSVDSLSDIPDTPDFPQADSLNEVPTIWDVSTTSTSHDKLFLPSGPFSALEDPATSLPSTPLLVSYQSHSQPEEEEAEEEEEAEELGHAETYADYVPSKSKIGKQHPDRVVETSTLSSVPPPDITYTLALPVSDKGTLSALQLEAITYACQQHEVLLPSGQRAGFLIGDGAGVGKGRTVAGIIVENYLRGRKKALWFSASNDLKYDAERDLRDIEAPGILVHALSKIKYGDNTTSEGVLFATYSALIGESQAGGQHRTRLRQILQWCGETFDGVIVFDECHKAKNASSTKMGKAVLDLQSKLPQARVVYASATGASEPRNMIYMSRLGIWGEGTPFRTFEEFLHAIEKRGVGAMELVAMDMKVSGMYIARQLSFSGVTFRIEEIPLSPAFEQVYNRAARLWAEALSVFQQAADWIGLESRKSLWGQFWSAHQRFFKYLCIAAKVHRLVELAQLELSRDKCVVIGLQSTGEARTREVLAENEGQLHCFVSAAEGVFLSLIQKHFPSTRRRRDRDRAGRKRKRRPRGRSAKAPRLALEPAGVIRISDGSSTDSDAGLESDFNSSPESLVDDDVVIVDAPTLPIDDRGPVYPLQRELQGPGVLDRVERLKQGLLAKVRALGRELPVNTLDQLIHQLGGPECVAEMTGRKGRVVSRPDGSVVFESRAEQGLSIDHVNLKEKQRFMSGEKLVAIISEASSSGVSLQADRRVQNQRRRVHMTLELPWSADRAIQQFGRTHRSNQVSAPEYVFLISELAGERRFASIVAKRLESLGALTHGDRRATESRDLSKYNFENKYGARALSRVLATILGHTDNRVPLPQGYPGGDAAFFRDMKQGLLSVGIGVRESRTGCLDVEKDCSITKFLNRILGLEVHKQNALFQYFSDTFDHLIEIDKKEGRYDMGILDLAPGINEIHEESQQVFLAPGHPQDGQVVFYKISVDRGMKWEDALDRSLELKGPYDGFYLSYKVRGSKTSCLLAEQNRGEYFTVYKPNIGRQSQLETLDSLCRKFHRVTAEEAREPWESSYALSLEHCSHSTWNQRCRLAQEGKACSQGLRLRHHYMLCGALLRVWGRIAAVMADVSSSSYLQIVRLKTKDKKKQVGIKIPEGCVPRVLQELQLMEAEVKRRSTHGLSARPPTPRALALPCGPAEVLDLTYSPPAEAFPPPPRFTFPSLPPPDPSSLMLGARDPATNPAELAHQGCDINFREVLEDMLRSLRAVPPQSPAPLVGVSGGATERQSVIQFSPPFPNS, encoded by the exons ATGTCGCAGCTGCGCTTCTGGCTGCAGTTCGCCGCGCTCAACAAG GACCCCTCATTCCTTGAGGACCTCTCCAATGTCTCCATCTTCTCTTCGTCTGTGGATTCCCTGTCCGACATCCCAGATACACCTGACTTCCCGCAGGCCGACAGCCTCAACGAGGTGCCTACCATCTGGGACGTCAGCACCACCTCAACCTCGCACGACAAG CTGTTCCTGCCTAGTGGGCCATTTTCAGCTCTCGAAGACCCGGCGACCTCACTCCCCAGCACCCCACTTCTCGTCAGCTACCAG TCACACAGCcagcctgaggaggaggaggcagaggaagaggaggaggctgaaGAACTGGGCCACGCCGAGACCTATGCCGACTATGTCCCATCCAAGT CCAAGATTGGGAAGCAGCACCCAGACCGCGTGGTGGAGACCAGCACACTGTCCAGCGTTCCCCCCCCAGACATCACCTACACCCTGGCCCTACCTGTCTCAGACAAGGGCACCCTGTCTGCCTTACAGCTGGAAGCCATCACCTATGCCTGCCAG CAACACGAGGTTCTGTTGCCCAGTGGGCAGCGTGCTGGTTTCCTAATTGGGGATGGGGCCGGCGTGGGCAAGGGCCGCACAGTGGCTGGCATCATAGTGGAGAACTACCTGCGTGGCCGGAAGAAGGCTCTGTG GTTCAGTGCCTCCAATGACCTCAAGTATGACGCAGAACGGGACCTGAGAGACATCGAGGCCCCGGGCATTTTGGTGCACGCCCTCAGCAAG ATCAAGTACGGCGACAACACTACCTCAGAGGGTGTCCTTTTTGCCACCTACTCTGCCCTTATTGGAGAAAGCCAGGCGGGCGGGCAGCACCGCACGCGCCTGCGCCAGATCCTGCAGTGGTGTGGGGAGACCTTCGACGGCGTG ATTGTGTTTGATGAGTGCCACAAGGCCAAGAACGCCAGCTCCACCAAGATGGGCAAGGCTGTGCTGGACCTACAGAGCAAGCTGCCCCAGGCCAGGGTCGTGTACGCCAGCGCCACAG GTGCCTCTGAACCTCGCAACATGATCTACATGAGCCGCCTGGGCATCTGGGGTGAGGGCACACCCTTCCGGACCTTCGAGGAGTTCCTGCATGCCATTGAGAAGAG GGGAGTGGGCGCCATGGAGCTTGTGGCCATGGACATGAAGGTCAGCGGCATGTACATCGCACGCCAGCTCAGCTTCTCGGGGGTGACGTTCCGCATTGAGGAGATCCCACTGTCCCCCGCCTTCGAGCAGGTCTACAACCGGGCCGCCCGGCTG TGGGCCGAGGCGCTGAGCGTGTTCCAGCAGGCAGCCGACTGGATCGGCCTGGAGTCTCGCAAGTCCCTATGGGGTCAGTTCTGGTCGGCACACCAGCGCTTCTTCAAGTACCTGTGCATTGCAGCCAAGGTGCACCGGCTAGTGGAGCTGGCCCAGCTGGAGCTGAGCCGTGACAAG TGCGTGGTCATCGGGCTGCAGTCCACAGGTGAGGCGCGGACCCGAGAGGTGCTGGCCGAGAACGAGGGGCAGCTGCACTGCTTCGTCTCCGCAGCAGA AGGCGTCTTCCTGTCCCTGATTCAGAAGCACTTCCCTTCCACCAGGAGGAGGCGTGACCGTGACCgggcaggaaggaagaggaaac GGCGGCCTCGGGGTCGCAGCGCCAAGGCTCCCAGACTGGCACTGGAGCCAGCAGGAGTTATCCGCATCAGTGACGGCAGCAGCACCGACTCGGATGCTGGCCTAGAGAGCGACTTCAATTCGTCCCCAGAGTCCCTGGTAGATGATGATGTCGTCATTGTGGATGCCCCAACGCTCCCCATAGATGACCGAG GTCCCGTGTACCCCCTTCAGAGAGAGCTGCAGGGCCCTGGGGTCCTGGACCGGGTGGAAAGGCTGAAGCAGGGCCTGCTGGCTAAGGTGCGCGCGCTCGGCCGAGAGCTGCCGGTGAACACGCTGGACCAGCTCATCCACCAGCTCGGGGGCCCTGAGTGTGTGGCTGAG ATGACCGGCAGGAAAGGCCGTGTGGTATCCAGGCCGGACGGGTCAGTGGTCTTTGAGTCCAGAGCAGAACAGGGCCTGTCCATCGACCACGTGAACCTCAAGGAGAAGCAGCGCTTCATGAGTGGCGAGAAG CTCGTGGCCATCATCTCTGAGGCTTCCAGCTCTGGTGTCTCCCTCCAAGCCGATCGGCGTGTCCAGAACCAGCGGCGCCGCGTACACATGACGCTGGAGCTGCCTTGGAGCGCAGACCGGGCCATTCAGCAGTTTG GCCGCACCCACAGGTCCAACCAAGTCTCAGCACCCGAGTACGTCTTCCTCATCTCCGAGCTGGCAGGGGAGCGCAGGTTCGCCTCCATTGTGGCCAAGCGGCTGGAGAGCCTG GGTGCCCTGACCCACGGAGATCGCCGAGCCACCGAGTCCCGAGACCTGAGCAAGTACAACTTCGAGAACAAG TACGGCGCCCGTGCACTCAGCCGTGTCCTTGCCACGATCCTGGGCCACACGGACAACCGGGTGCCCCTGCCCCAGGGCTACCCTGGAGGGGATGCCGCCTTCTTCCGTG ACATGAAGCAGGGGCTGCTGTCTGTGGGCATCGGCGTCCGGGAGTCACGCACCGGCTGCCTAGATGTGGAAAAGG ACTGTTCCATCACCAAGTTCCTGAATCGCATCCTTGGGCTGGAGGTCCACAAGCAGAACGCCCTGTTCCAGTATTTCTCTGACACCTTCGACCACCTCATCGAGATAGACAAGAAGGAGGGCAGATACGACATGGGCATCCTGG ACCTGGCCCCTGGCATCAACGAGATCCATGAAGAAAGCCAGCAGGTGTTCCTGGCACCGGGGCACCCACAGGATGGGCAGGTGGTCTTCTACAAG ATCAGTGTAGACCGCGGTATGAAGTGGGAAGACGCATTGGACAGGTCGCTGGAGCTCAAGGGCCCGTATGACGGCTTCTACCTCTCCTACAAG GTACGAGGGAGCAAGACGAGCTGCCTCCTGGCAGAACAGAATCGCGGCGAGTATTTCACCGTGTACAAGCCGAACATCGGCCGCCAGAGCCAGCTGGAGACCCTGGACAGTCTGTGCCGGAAGTTCCACCGG GTCACCGCGGAAGAGGCCAGGGAGCCCTGGGAGAGCAGCTATGCCCTCTCGCTGGAGCACTGCAGCCACAGCACCTG GAACCAGCGCTGCCGACTGGCACAGGAGGGCAAGGCCTGCTCCCAGGGCCTGCGCCTCCGCCACCACTACATGCTGTGCGGGGCGCTGCTGCGCGTGTGGGGCCGCATCGCCGCCGTCATGGCGGatgtcagcagcagcagctaccTGCAGATCGTGCGTCTCAAGACCAAGGACAAGAAGAAGCAAGTGG GCATCAAGATCCCCGAGGGCTGCGTCCCCCGCGTCCTGCAGGAGCTGCAGCTGATGGAGGCCGAGGTGAAGCGCCGCAGCACTCACGGTCTGTCCGCACGCCCACCCACTCCACGCGCGCTCGCGCTCCCCTGCGGTCCTGCTGAGGTGCTGGACTTGACCTACAGCCCCCCGGCCGAGGCTTTCCCGCCGCCTCCACGCTTCACCTTCCCTTCGCTGCCGCCCCCAGACCCCAGCTCTCTGATGCTGGGCGCGAGGGATCCCGCCACCAACCCCGCGGAGCTGGCACACCAGGGCTGCGACATCAACTTCAGGGAGGTGTTGGAGGACATGCTCCGCTCTCTGCGCGCCGTGCCCCCTCAGAGCCCTGCCCCCCTGGTGGGCGTGAGCGGCGGGGCCACCGAGCGCCAGAGCGTCATCCAGTTCAGTCCGCCCTTCCCAAACTCATAG
- the Sbno2 gene encoding protein strawberry notch homolog 2 isoform X1, with product MLAVELTMDGDFPPHELPPPGGGIQLQNPLLHRPWWSNFPPAHPIFSSENQQFVGSTPFLGGQSCPETSYPTPASVPSFFSKSSDFPQDPSFLEDLSNVSIFSSSVDSLSDIPDTPDFPQADSLNEVPTIWDVSTTSTSHDKLFLPSGPFSALEDPATSLPSTPLLVSYQSHSQPEEEEAEEEEEAEELGHAETYADYVPSKSKIGKQHPDRVVETSTLSSVPPPDITYTLALPVSDKGTLSALQLEAITYACQQHEVLLPSGQRAGFLIGDGAGVGKGRTVAGIIVENYLRGRKKALWFSASNDLKYDAERDLRDIEAPGILVHALSKIKYGDNTTSEGVLFATYSALIGESQAGGQHRTRLRQILQWCGETFDGVIVFDECHKAKNASSTKMGKAVLDLQSKLPQARVVYASATGASEPRNMIYMSRLGIWGEGTPFRTFEEFLHAIEKRGVGAMELVAMDMKVSGMYIARQLSFSGVTFRIEEIPLSPAFEQVYNRAARLWAEALSVFQQAADWIGLESRKSLWGQFWSAHQRFFKYLCIAAKVHRLVELAQLELSRDKCVVIGLQSTGEARTREVLAENEGQLHCFVSAAEGVFLSLIQKHFPSTRRRRDRDRAGRKRKRRPRGRSAKAPRLALEPAGVIRISDGSSTDSDAGLESDFNSSPESLVDDDVVIVDAPTLPIDDRGPVYPLQRELQGPGVLDRVERLKQGLLAKVRALGRELPVNTLDQLIHQLGGPECVAEMTGRKGRVVSRPDGSVVFESRAEQGLSIDHVNLKEKQRFMSGEKLVAIISEASSSGVSLQADRRVQNQRRRVHMTLELPWSADRAIQQFGRTHRSNQVSAPEYVFLISELAGERRFASIVAKRLESLGALTHGDRRATESRDLSKYNFENKYGARALSRVLATILGHTDNRVPLPQGYPGGDAAFFRDMKQGLLSVGIGVRESRTGCLDVEKDCSITKFLNRILGLEVHKQNALFQYFSDTFDHLIEIDKKEGRYDMGILDLAPGINEIHEESQQVFLAPGHPQDGQVVFYKISVDRGMKWEDALDRSLELKGPYDGFYLSYKVRGSKTSCLLAEQNRGEYFTVYKPNIGRQSQLETLDSLCRKFHRVTAEEAREPWESSYALSLEHCSHSTWNQRCRLAQEGKACSQGLRLRHHYMLCGALLRVWGRIAAVMADVSSSSYLQIVRLKTKDKKKQVGIKIPEGCVPRVLQELQLMEAEVKRRSTHGLSARPPTPRALALPCGPAEVLDLTYSPPAEAFPPPPRFTFPSLPPPDPSSLMLGARDPATNPAELAHQGCDINFREVLEDMLRSLRAVPPQSPAPLVGVSGGATERQSVIQFSPPFPNS from the exons GACCCCTCATTCCTTGAGGACCTCTCCAATGTCTCCATCTTCTCTTCGTCTGTGGATTCCCTGTCCGACATCCCAGATACACCTGACTTCCCGCAGGCCGACAGCCTCAACGAGGTGCCTACCATCTGGGACGTCAGCACCACCTCAACCTCGCACGACAAG CTGTTCCTGCCTAGTGGGCCATTTTCAGCTCTCGAAGACCCGGCGACCTCACTCCCCAGCACCCCACTTCTCGTCAGCTACCAG TCACACAGCcagcctgaggaggaggaggcagaggaagaggaggaggctgaaGAACTGGGCCACGCCGAGACCTATGCCGACTATGTCCCATCCAAGT CCAAGATTGGGAAGCAGCACCCAGACCGCGTGGTGGAGACCAGCACACTGTCCAGCGTTCCCCCCCCAGACATCACCTACACCCTGGCCCTACCTGTCTCAGACAAGGGCACCCTGTCTGCCTTACAGCTGGAAGCCATCACCTATGCCTGCCAG CAACACGAGGTTCTGTTGCCCAGTGGGCAGCGTGCTGGTTTCCTAATTGGGGATGGGGCCGGCGTGGGCAAGGGCCGCACAGTGGCTGGCATCATAGTGGAGAACTACCTGCGTGGCCGGAAGAAGGCTCTGTG GTTCAGTGCCTCCAATGACCTCAAGTATGACGCAGAACGGGACCTGAGAGACATCGAGGCCCCGGGCATTTTGGTGCACGCCCTCAGCAAG ATCAAGTACGGCGACAACACTACCTCAGAGGGTGTCCTTTTTGCCACCTACTCTGCCCTTATTGGAGAAAGCCAGGCGGGCGGGCAGCACCGCACGCGCCTGCGCCAGATCCTGCAGTGGTGTGGGGAGACCTTCGACGGCGTG ATTGTGTTTGATGAGTGCCACAAGGCCAAGAACGCCAGCTCCACCAAGATGGGCAAGGCTGTGCTGGACCTACAGAGCAAGCTGCCCCAGGCCAGGGTCGTGTACGCCAGCGCCACAG GTGCCTCTGAACCTCGCAACATGATCTACATGAGCCGCCTGGGCATCTGGGGTGAGGGCACACCCTTCCGGACCTTCGAGGAGTTCCTGCATGCCATTGAGAAGAG GGGAGTGGGCGCCATGGAGCTTGTGGCCATGGACATGAAGGTCAGCGGCATGTACATCGCACGCCAGCTCAGCTTCTCGGGGGTGACGTTCCGCATTGAGGAGATCCCACTGTCCCCCGCCTTCGAGCAGGTCTACAACCGGGCCGCCCGGCTG TGGGCCGAGGCGCTGAGCGTGTTCCAGCAGGCAGCCGACTGGATCGGCCTGGAGTCTCGCAAGTCCCTATGGGGTCAGTTCTGGTCGGCACACCAGCGCTTCTTCAAGTACCTGTGCATTGCAGCCAAGGTGCACCGGCTAGTGGAGCTGGCCCAGCTGGAGCTGAGCCGTGACAAG TGCGTGGTCATCGGGCTGCAGTCCACAGGTGAGGCGCGGACCCGAGAGGTGCTGGCCGAGAACGAGGGGCAGCTGCACTGCTTCGTCTCCGCAGCAGA AGGCGTCTTCCTGTCCCTGATTCAGAAGCACTTCCCTTCCACCAGGAGGAGGCGTGACCGTGACCgggcaggaaggaagaggaaac GGCGGCCTCGGGGTCGCAGCGCCAAGGCTCCCAGACTGGCACTGGAGCCAGCAGGAGTTATCCGCATCAGTGACGGCAGCAGCACCGACTCGGATGCTGGCCTAGAGAGCGACTTCAATTCGTCCCCAGAGTCCCTGGTAGATGATGATGTCGTCATTGTGGATGCCCCAACGCTCCCCATAGATGACCGAG GTCCCGTGTACCCCCTTCAGAGAGAGCTGCAGGGCCCTGGGGTCCTGGACCGGGTGGAAAGGCTGAAGCAGGGCCTGCTGGCTAAGGTGCGCGCGCTCGGCCGAGAGCTGCCGGTGAACACGCTGGACCAGCTCATCCACCAGCTCGGGGGCCCTGAGTGTGTGGCTGAG ATGACCGGCAGGAAAGGCCGTGTGGTATCCAGGCCGGACGGGTCAGTGGTCTTTGAGTCCAGAGCAGAACAGGGCCTGTCCATCGACCACGTGAACCTCAAGGAGAAGCAGCGCTTCATGAGTGGCGAGAAG CTCGTGGCCATCATCTCTGAGGCTTCCAGCTCTGGTGTCTCCCTCCAAGCCGATCGGCGTGTCCAGAACCAGCGGCGCCGCGTACACATGACGCTGGAGCTGCCTTGGAGCGCAGACCGGGCCATTCAGCAGTTTG GCCGCACCCACAGGTCCAACCAAGTCTCAGCACCCGAGTACGTCTTCCTCATCTCCGAGCTGGCAGGGGAGCGCAGGTTCGCCTCCATTGTGGCCAAGCGGCTGGAGAGCCTG GGTGCCCTGACCCACGGAGATCGCCGAGCCACCGAGTCCCGAGACCTGAGCAAGTACAACTTCGAGAACAAG TACGGCGCCCGTGCACTCAGCCGTGTCCTTGCCACGATCCTGGGCCACACGGACAACCGGGTGCCCCTGCCCCAGGGCTACCCTGGAGGGGATGCCGCCTTCTTCCGTG ACATGAAGCAGGGGCTGCTGTCTGTGGGCATCGGCGTCCGGGAGTCACGCACCGGCTGCCTAGATGTGGAAAAGG ACTGTTCCATCACCAAGTTCCTGAATCGCATCCTTGGGCTGGAGGTCCACAAGCAGAACGCCCTGTTCCAGTATTTCTCTGACACCTTCGACCACCTCATCGAGATAGACAAGAAGGAGGGCAGATACGACATGGGCATCCTGG ACCTGGCCCCTGGCATCAACGAGATCCATGAAGAAAGCCAGCAGGTGTTCCTGGCACCGGGGCACCCACAGGATGGGCAGGTGGTCTTCTACAAG ATCAGTGTAGACCGCGGTATGAAGTGGGAAGACGCATTGGACAGGTCGCTGGAGCTCAAGGGCCCGTATGACGGCTTCTACCTCTCCTACAAG GTACGAGGGAGCAAGACGAGCTGCCTCCTGGCAGAACAGAATCGCGGCGAGTATTTCACCGTGTACAAGCCGAACATCGGCCGCCAGAGCCAGCTGGAGACCCTGGACAGTCTGTGCCGGAAGTTCCACCGG GTCACCGCGGAAGAGGCCAGGGAGCCCTGGGAGAGCAGCTATGCCCTCTCGCTGGAGCACTGCAGCCACAGCACCTG GAACCAGCGCTGCCGACTGGCACAGGAGGGCAAGGCCTGCTCCCAGGGCCTGCGCCTCCGCCACCACTACATGCTGTGCGGGGCGCTGCTGCGCGTGTGGGGCCGCATCGCCGCCGTCATGGCGGatgtcagcagcagcagctaccTGCAGATCGTGCGTCTCAAGACCAAGGACAAGAAGAAGCAAGTGG GCATCAAGATCCCCGAGGGCTGCGTCCCCCGCGTCCTGCAGGAGCTGCAGCTGATGGAGGCCGAGGTGAAGCGCCGCAGCACTCACGGTCTGTCCGCACGCCCACCCACTCCACGCGCGCTCGCGCTCCCCTGCGGTCCTGCTGAGGTGCTGGACTTGACCTACAGCCCCCCGGCCGAGGCTTTCCCGCCGCCTCCACGCTTCACCTTCCCTTCGCTGCCGCCCCCAGACCCCAGCTCTCTGATGCTGGGCGCGAGGGATCCCGCCACCAACCCCGCGGAGCTGGCACACCAGGGCTGCGACATCAACTTCAGGGAGGTGTTGGAGGACATGCTCCGCTCTCTGCGCGCCGTGCCCCCTCAGAGCCCTGCCCCCCTGGTGGGCGTGAGCGGCGGGGCCACCGAGCGCCAGAGCGTCATCCAGTTCAGTCCGCCCTTCCCAAACTCATAG
- the Gpx4 gene encoding phospholipid hydroperoxide glutathione peroxidase isoform X1 translates to MGRAAAGTPGRCRQRSRSRGGRRWRRRRRRSPRRRRRPRRRRRTRSRRRRRARARRMRPGPEPSGPSPAALRQAPDCSSCADLLGSCASRDDWRCARSMHEFAAKDIDGHMICLDKYRGFVCIVTNVASQUGKTDVNYTQLVDLHARYAECGLRILAFPCNQFGRQEPGNNQEIKEFAAGYNVKFDMYSKICVNGDDAHPLWKWMKVQPKGRGMLGNAIKWNFTKFLIDKNGCVVKRYGPMEEPQVIEKDLPCYL, encoded by the exons ATGGGCCGCGCGGCCGCCGGGACCCCGGGACGCTGCAGGCAGCGTAGCCGGTCCCGGGGAGGCCGCCGATGGCGTCGACGCCGGCGCCGCAGTCCCCGGAGGCGCCGGCGCCctcggaggaggaggagaactcGCTCGCGCCGCCGCCGTAGGGCGCGCGCCCGCCGGATGAGACCGGGGCCCGAGCCGTCGGGCCCTTCTCCGGCCGCGCTGCGGCAGGCCCCGGACTGCAGCAGCTGCGCCGACCTCCTGGGCTCG TGCGCATCCCGCGATGATTGGCGCTGTGCGCGCTCCATGCACGAATTCGCAGCCAAGGACATCGACGGGCACATGATTTGCCTGGATAAGTACAG ggGTTTCGTGTGCATCGTCACCAACGTAGCCTCACAATGAGGCAAAACCGACGTAAACTACACTCAGCTAGTTGATCTGCATGCCCGATATGCTGAGTGTGGTTTACGAATCCTGGCCTTCCCTTGCAACCAGTTCGGGAGGCAG GAGCCAGGGAATAATCAGGAAATCAAGGAGTTTGCGGCCGGCTACAACGTCAAGTTTGACATGTACAGCAAGATCTGTGTGAATGGGGACGATGCCCACCCACTGTGGAAATGGATGAAAGTCCAGCCCAAGGGCAGGGGCATGCTGGGAAA CGCCATCAAATGGAACTTTACCAAG TTTCTCATTGATAAGAATGGCTGCGTGGTGAAGCGCTATGGCCCCATGGAAGAGCCCCAG GTAATAGAGAAGGACCTGCCGTGCTATCTCTAG
- the Gpx4 gene encoding phospholipid hydroperoxide glutathione peroxidase isoform X2: protein MSWGRLSRLLKPALLCGALATPGLAVTMCASRDDWRCARSMHEFAAKDIDGHMICLDKYRGFVCIVTNVASQUGKTDVNYTQLVDLHARYAECGLRILAFPCNQFGRQEPGNNQEIKEFAAGYNVKFDMYSKICVNGDDAHPLWKWMKVQPKGRGMLGNAIKWNFTKFLIDKNGCVVKRYGPMEEPQVIEKDLPCYL, encoded by the exons ATGAGCTGGGGCCGTCTGAGCCGCTTACTGAAGCCGGCACTGCTGTGCGGGGCTCTGGCTACGCCTGGGCTGGCAGTCACCATG TGCGCATCCCGCGATGATTGGCGCTGTGCGCGCTCCATGCACGAATTCGCAGCCAAGGACATCGACGGGCACATGATTTGCCTGGATAAGTACAG ggGTTTCGTGTGCATCGTCACCAACGTAGCCTCACAATGAGGCAAAACCGACGTAAACTACACTCAGCTAGTTGATCTGCATGCCCGATATGCTGAGTGTGGTTTACGAATCCTGGCCTTCCCTTGCAACCAGTTCGGGAGGCAG GAGCCAGGGAATAATCAGGAAATCAAGGAGTTTGCGGCCGGCTACAACGTCAAGTTTGACATGTACAGCAAGATCTGTGTGAATGGGGACGATGCCCACCCACTGTGGAAATGGATGAAAGTCCAGCCCAAGGGCAGGGGCATGCTGGGAAA CGCCATCAAATGGAACTTTACCAAG TTTCTCATTGATAAGAATGGCTGCGTGGTGAAGCGCTATGGCCCCATGGAAGAGCCCCAG GTAATAGAGAAGGACCTGCCGTGCTATCTCTAG